DNA sequence from the Shewanella piezotolerans WP3 genome:
CGCTGTTGAAGAGGCTACGTTAAGAGTGCGTGAGGGCACAAGTTTAGGTACTGCGTTGGCAAATACTAAACTTTTTCCGCCTATGATGCTCTATATGATCACCTCTGGTGAAAAAAGTGGTCAACTCGAGCAGATGCTTGAGCGAGCGGCAGATAACCAAGATCGTGAATTTGAGTCAAATGTCACTATTGCACTGGGTGTATTTGAACCTATGTTGGTTGTTAGCATGGCGGCAATAGTGCTATTTATTGTTTTAGCTATTCTGCAGCCTATTTTGGCGCTGAATAATATTATCAGTGGTTAACCGTTTCGATGTTGGCATTGCCATTCGAGAAATATGTAAGCAATTCAGTTAAAGGAAGTTTTTAATGCAAACTCGTAATAAACAAAAAGGTTTCACGCTGTTAGAAGTGATGGTCGTTATTGTTATTCTAGGTATTTTAGCCTCAATGGTGGTACCAAACCTAATGGGTAACAAGGATAAAGCTGACCAACAGAAAGCCGTTTCAGATATTGTTGCGCTAGAAAATGCGTTAGATATGTATCGTTTAGATAACAGTATCTATCCATCTACAGAGCAAGGTTTAGAAGCACTAGTACAGAAGCCAACTATGTCGCCTGAGCCACGTAACTACCGTGAAGATGGCTATGTTAAGCGTCTTCCGCAAGACCCATGGCGTAATGACTACCTACTTTTAAGTCCAGGTGAAAACGGTAAGTTTGATATCTTCAGTGCAGGTCCTGATGGCCAACCAGGTACTGAAGATGACATCGGTAACTGGAACCTACAGAACTTCCAATAAGATGACATTAGCAGCTGTGCGTCAAACTCGCCAAACGGGCTTTACCTTAATGGAGGTGTTGCTCGTTGTGCTACTTATGGGGTTAGCGGCGTCGGCGGTTACCTTGAGTATGGGCGGTGGTGGTCAAAAGCAAGCGCTCGACCGCTTGGCACAGCAGTTTATGATGTCCTCGGAAATGGTACTGGACGAAACGGTCCTTAGTGGCCATTTCATCGGTATTGTCATTGAAGAAGACAGCTATGAG
Encoded proteins:
- the gspG gene encoding type II secretion system major pseudopilin GspG, which gives rise to MQTRNKQKGFTLLEVMVVIVILGILASMVVPNLMGNKDKADQQKAVSDIVALENALDMYRLDNSIYPSTEQGLEALVQKPTMSPEPRNYREDGYVKRLPQDPWRNDYLLLSPGENGKFDIFSAGPDGQPGTEDDIGNWNLQNFQ